The sequence TCGGCCGGCGCCGGCCGAGCGCCATCTCCAGACCCAGGGGAGCAGCGCCGCCTAAGCTCCACTCCAGGGGAGCGTGCCGGAATTGGTAGACGGACTCGACTCAAAATCGAGCGCCTTCGGGCATGTGGGTTCAAGTCCCACCGCTCCTATCGCCACGGCCACCGACCCCGGGTCGCCGTTGATGCAAACCTACCCCCGCCTGCCGGTGAGCCTCTGCCGCGGCCGCGGCGTGTGGGTGTGGGACAGCGAGGGCCGGCGCTATCTCGATTGCGTCGCCGGCATCGCGGTGTGCAGCCTGGGCCACAGCAACGGCCGTCTGCGGCGGGCCCTGACCCGCCAGCTGGGCCGGCTGCAGCACGTGTCCAACCTCTACCGGATTCCAGAACAGGAGCAGCTCGCTGCCACGATCACGGCCCGCAGCTGCTTCGATCGCGTCTTCTTCTGCAACTCCGGCGCCGAGGCCAACGAGGCCGCCATCAAGCTGGCCCGCAAGCACGCCCAGGTGGTCCGGGGCCTGGTGGGCACGGTGGAGCGGCCGCCGCTGATCCTCACGGCGGAAGCCAGTTTTCACGGCCGCACCCTGGCCACCGTGACGGCCACGGGCCAGCCGAAATACCACCAGGGGTTCACCCCCATGGTGCAGGGCTTCCGCTACTTCCCCTACAACGACACCGCCGCCTTCGAAGCCCTGCTCGAGGCCTCCGAGGCCGAGGGACCACAGGTGGCGGCCGTGCTGCTGGAGCCCCTGCAGGGGGAAGGGGGCGTGCACCCTGGCGAGCGGGCCTTCTTCCAGAGGGTGCGCCAGCTCTGCGACGCCCATCAGATCCTGCTGATCTTCGATGAGGTGCAGATCGGCGTGGGCCGCAGCGGCCGCCTCTGGGGCTACGAGCGCCTGGGGGTGGAGCCC is a genomic window of Cyanobium sp. NS01 containing:
- a CDS encoding aspartate aminotransferase family protein — translated: MQTYPRLPVSLCRGRGVWVWDSEGRRYLDCVAGIAVCSLGHSNGRLRRALTRQLGRLQHVSNLYRIPEQEQLAATITARSCFDRVFFCNSGAEANEAAIKLARKHAQVVRGLVGTVERPPLILTAEASFHGRTLATVTATGQPKYHQGFTPMVQGFRYFPYNDTAAFEALLEASEAEGPQVAAVLLEPLQGEGGVHPGERAFFQRVRQLCDAHQILLIFDEVQIGVGRSGRLWGYERLGVEPDAITLAKGLGGGIPIGALAVKRAVDHFRPGDHASTFGGNPFACRAALTVLAEIERRQLLQHVQAMEALLCQELSALVQRHPHQLTGVRGWGLLQGLVLSGAGPSAPELVKAALAQGLLVVPAGPTVVRFVPPLTIRPRELHQAVALLERALLSLA